One genomic window of Streptomyces sp. WP-1 includes the following:
- a CDS encoding TlyA family RNA methyltransferase, translating to MAGVARRRLDAELVRRKLARSREHASQLIAAGRVTVGKAVATKPATQVETAAAIVVQADDSDPDYVSRGGHKLAGAFAAFVPLGLVVEGRRALDAGASTGGFTDVLLRAGAAHVVAVDVGYGQLAWSLQSDARVTVKDRTNVRELTLDAIDGEPVDLVVGDLSFIPLGLVLPALKRCVKEDADLVMMVKPQFEVGKERLGSGGVVRNPQLRAEAVRGVAEKAWELGLGVRGVTASPLPGPSGNVEYFLWLRSGAPRLDPADVDRAVAEGPR from the coding sequence GTGGCAGGAGTCGCACGCCGTCGTCTGGACGCGGAGCTGGTCCGCCGGAAGCTCGCGCGCTCGCGTGAGCACGCCAGCCAGCTGATCGCCGCCGGGCGGGTCACCGTCGGCAAGGCCGTGGCGACCAAGCCGGCCACGCAGGTGGAGACCGCCGCCGCGATCGTGGTCCAGGCCGACGACAGCGATCCCGACTACGTCTCCCGGGGCGGCCACAAGCTCGCCGGCGCCTTCGCGGCCTTCGTGCCGCTGGGCCTGGTGGTGGAGGGCCGGCGCGCGCTGGACGCCGGCGCGTCCACCGGCGGCTTCACCGATGTCCTGCTGCGCGCGGGCGCCGCCCATGTGGTGGCCGTGGACGTCGGCTACGGGCAGCTCGCCTGGTCGTTGCAGAGCGACGCCCGGGTCACCGTCAAGGACCGTACGAACGTACGGGAGTTGACGCTCGACGCGATCGACGGGGAACCTGTTGATCTCGTCGTGGGTGATCTCTCCTTCATCCCGCTCGGGCTGGTGCTGCCCGCCCTGAAGCGGTGCGTGAAGGAGGACGCCGACCTCGTGATGATGGTCAAACCGCAGTTCGAGGTGGGTAAGGAACGACTCGGCAGCGGGGGTGTCGTACGGAATCCGCAGCTGCGGGCGGAGGCCGTGCGAGGGGTGGCCGAGAAGGCCTGGGAGCTGGGACTCGGGGTGCGGGGGGTCACCGCGAGTCCGCTGCCGGGGCCCTCGGGCAATGTCGAGTACTTCCTGTGGCTGCGGTCCGGCGCCCCCCGCCTGGACCCGGCCGATGTCGACCGTGCAGTGGCGGAGGGGCCGCGTTGA
- a CDS encoding NAD kinase produces MTQNLARTVFLLAHTGRPAAIRSAELVVKGLLRHGIGVRVLEEEARDLPLPDEVELEREATPACLDGCELLIVLGGDGTLLRGAEFARASGVPMLGVNLGRVGFLAEAERDDLDRVVDRVVERSYEVEERMTVDVVVHRNGDIVHTDWALNEAAVQKAGAEKLLEVVLEIDGRPVTGFGCDGVVLSTPTGSTAYAFSAGGPVVWPEVEALLMVPISAHALFAKPLVTSPDSVLAVEVLPHVPPGVLWCDGRRTIELPPGARVEVRRGAVPVRLARLHHSSFTDRLVAKFALPTTGWRGAH; encoded by the coding sequence TTGACACAGAATCTGGCGCGTACTGTTTTCCTGCTGGCCCACACCGGGCGGCCGGCGGCGATCCGCAGCGCGGAACTCGTCGTCAAGGGCCTGCTCAGGCATGGCATCGGTGTGCGGGTGCTGGAGGAGGAGGCGCGCGACCTGCCGCTCCCCGACGAGGTGGAGCTGGAGCGGGAGGCGACCCCGGCCTGCCTCGACGGCTGCGAGCTGCTGATCGTGCTCGGCGGCGACGGCACGCTGCTGCGGGGCGCGGAGTTCGCCCGTGCCTCCGGGGTGCCGATGCTCGGCGTCAACCTGGGGCGCGTGGGATTCCTCGCGGAGGCGGAACGCGATGACCTCGATCGGGTGGTCGACCGGGTGGTGGAGCGGTCGTACGAGGTCGAGGAGCGGATGACCGTCGATGTGGTGGTGCACCGCAACGGGGACATCGTGCACACCGACTGGGCGCTCAACGAGGCGGCCGTGCAGAAGGCCGGCGCGGAGAAGCTGCTGGAGGTCGTGCTGGAGATCGACGGGCGGCCGGTGACGGGGTTCGGCTGCGACGGGGTGGTGCTGTCCACGCCGACCGGGTCCACGGCGTACGCGTTCTCCGCCGGGGGGCCGGTGGTGTGGCCGGAGGTGGAGGCGCTGCTGATGGTGCCGATCAGCGCGCACGCGCTGTTCGCGAAGCCGCTGGTGACGTCGCCGGACTCGGTGCTCGCGGTGGAGGTGCTGCCGCACGTCCCGCCGGGGGTGCTGTGGTGTGACGGGCGGCGGACGATCGAGTTGCCGCCGGGCGCGCGGGTGGAGGTGCGGCGGGGGGCGGTGCCGGTGCGGCTGGCCCGGCTGCATCACTCCTCGTTCACCGACAGGCTGGTGGCGAAGTTCGCCCTGCCGACGACGGGGTGGCGGGGGGCGCACTAG
- the recN gene encoding DNA repair protein RecN, with protein MVCSVLEEMRIRSLGVIDDAVVELSPGFTAVTGETGAGKTMVVTSLGLLLGGRADPALVRIGAGKAVVEGRISVPAGAAAVVRAEEAGAELDDGALLISRTVSAEGRSRAHLGGRSVPVGLLAELADDLVAVHGQTDQQGLLKLSRQRGALDRYAGDAVAVPLAKYGEAYRRLRAVAVELDEITTRARERAQEADMLRYGLDEIAAVEPRPGEDAELAEEAERLGHAEALASAATAAHAALAGNPEDPESIDAQALVAGAHRALEAVRAHDPALAVLAERIGEVGILLGDVAGELAGYAGDLDADPLRLAAVEERRAALTALTRKYGDDVNAVLAWAERSAARLTELDGDDERIEELTAERDALGAELGGLAQALTDARTEAAERFAAAVTAELASLAMPHARVSFDIRQTEDPEGVEVGGRTVAYGPSGVDEVELLLAPHPGAPPRPIAKGASGGELSRVMLAVEVVFAGTDPVPTYLFDEVDAGVGGKAAVEIGRRLAKLARSAQVVVVTHLPQVAAFADRQLLVEKTNDGSVTRSGVKVLEGEDRIRELSRMLAGQEDSEAARAHAEELLATARADQ; from the coding sequence ATGGTCTGTTCCGTGTTGGAGGAGATGCGGATACGGTCGCTCGGGGTCATCGACGATGCCGTCGTCGAGTTGTCGCCGGGGTTCACCGCGGTCACCGGTGAGACGGGTGCGGGCAAGACCATGGTGGTCACCAGCCTGGGGCTGCTGCTCGGAGGGCGGGCCGACCCGGCGCTCGTGCGGATAGGGGCCGGCAAGGCGGTCGTGGAGGGGCGGATCTCGGTGCCCGCGGGCGCCGCCGCCGTCGTACGCGCCGAGGAGGCCGGGGCCGAGCTGGACGACGGCGCCCTGCTGATCAGCCGTACCGTCTCCGCCGAAGGCCGCTCGCGGGCCCACCTGGGCGGGCGCAGCGTGCCCGTGGGGCTGCTCGCCGAGCTGGCCGACGACCTGGTGGCCGTGCACGGGCAGACCGACCAGCAGGGGCTGCTGAAGCTGTCCCGGCAGCGCGGCGCCCTCGACCGGTACGCGGGCGACGCGGTCGCGGTGCCGCTCGCCAAGTACGGCGAGGCGTACCGCCGGCTGCGGGCCGTCGCCGTCGAGCTGGACGAGATCACCACGCGGGCACGGGAGCGGGCGCAGGAGGCCGACATGCTCCGCTACGGCCTCGACGAGATCGCCGCCGTGGAGCCCCGGCCCGGGGAGGACGCGGAGCTGGCCGAGGAGGCCGAGCGGCTCGGGCACGCGGAGGCGCTGGCCTCCGCCGCTACGGCCGCGCACGCCGCGCTCGCGGGCAACCCCGAGGACCCCGAGAGCATCGACGCCCAGGCCCTGGTCGCGGGCGCCCACCGGGCCCTGGAGGCCGTGCGCGCCCATGACCCGGCGCTCGCCGTGCTCGCCGAGCGGATCGGTGAGGTCGGGATCCTGCTCGGCGATGTGGCCGGGGAGCTGGCCGGGTACGCCGGTGACCTGGACGCCGATCCGCTGCGGCTCGCCGCGGTCGAGGAGCGCCGGGCCGCCCTGACCGCCCTGACCCGCAAGTACGGCGACGATGTGAACGCCGTGCTCGCGTGGGCCGAGCGGAGCGCCGCGCGGCTGACCGAGCTGGACGGCGACGACGAGCGGATCGAGGAGCTGACCGCCGAGCGGGACGCGCTCGGCGCCGAACTGGGCGGGCTGGCCCAGGCGCTGACCGACGCCCGGACCGAGGCCGCCGAGCGGTTCGCCGCCGCGGTGACCGCCGAACTGGCCTCGCTGGCCATGCCGCACGCGCGGGTCTCCTTCGACATCCGGCAGACCGAGGATCCCGAGGGCGTCGAGGTCGGCGGGCGTACGGTCGCCTACGGCCCCTCGGGCGTGGACGAGGTCGAGCTGCTGCTCGCCCCGCACCCGGGCGCCCCGCCGCGGCCCATCGCCAAGGGCGCGTCCGGCGGTGAGCTGTCCCGGGTGATGCTCGCGGTGGAGGTCGTCTTCGCGGGCACGGACCCGGTGCCGACGTATCTGTTCGACGAGGTCGACGCGGGCGTCGGCGGCAAGGCGGCGGTCGAGATCGGCCGGCGCCTCGCCAAGCTCGCCCGGAGCGCCCAGGTCGTCGTCGTCACCCACCTGCCCCAGGTCGCCGCCTTCGCCGACCGGCAGCTGCTGGTGGAGAAGACCAACGACGGCTCGGTGACCCGCTCCGGGGTCAAGGTCCTGGAGGGCGAGGACCGCATCCGCGAACTCTCCCGCATGCTCGCGGGCCAGGAGGACTCGGAGGCGGCCCGCGCCCACGCGGAGGAACTGCTGGCGACGGCACGGGCGGACCAGTAG